The stretch of DNA GTCACTCGTTAAATCTGTCTACCAAGGTTTAATTCTTCTTCTTGatcttttctttttgttcattaattttttatattcggCATTGCAATTGTGTGTTGAATTGCATGGAAACAGAGGTTGGTGAAACAGAACTGAACTTGGAGGAATGTTTCAGCACTCACGCTGGAATTGCGCACACGCGCTGGGCTACACACGGTGAACCTGCACAGAGGAACAGTCATCCCCAAACTTCAGGTCCTGCCAATGAATTCATGGTTGTTCACAATGGTGTTATCACTAATTATGAGGTATTATAGTACTCTACAATTGAATTACATTGCATGAACTCTTATTTCATTTTCCTTGTAGATTAATATGCTGTAGTCTGTGAATTTGAGGCTTTTCTTTTGTTGCGTGTTCAGGTTTTGAAGGCAACATTGCTTCGACATGGTTTCATCTTTGAATCGGAAACTGATACCGAAGTCATTCCCAAGCTTGCCAAGTTTGTTTATGACAAAGCAACTGAAGCCGCTGGTAATTTTTATTGCTGAATTTGTTTACATATAATTTATAGGATTAAGTTATGTATGCATACATCTTGTTTTTTTACATGCAATAATTGTGAAGTGTAATATATAAATTGTGAAAGAGAAGGACTGAAGGAGAGAAGGTGGAGATTTACAAAGTGACCATTTTAGTACCGAAATTCTagactgattttttttttatagtttgttttaacAATGATGTTGCCGTTTGGTTCCCAATAATATGATAAGCTTGCATGTTTTGAGTTTGAATCACTATCCCACTAATATGAAAAGTGTACACTATCCCAATGATGTTGCCGTTAATTCAGATGTATTTTGTTACCTTCCGAAATTCTAGACCGTTTGGTATTTTCTCATGTGTTTACAATTAATAGATGCAGGTGGTCAGGTTGTTACCTTCAGTCAAGTTGTCCTTGAAGTTATGAGGCATCTTGAAGGAGCCTATGCACTTATTTTCAAAAGTGTACACTATCCTAATGAATTGATTGCTTGCAAGCGCGGTAGCCCGCTGCTCCTAGGTGTTAAAGTAAGTTAAATTTGATTTAGCGATTCAGTTTCTTAGATCAGTTACCTACCAGCATTGATAGTTCGGGGTTATTTCCTGGCAGTGATTGTTTTGGTTTTACCTGTCTCTCTTGACTTCATTAATGACACTTCTAGTTAGACAGCCTAAAGACCTCTTAGGAATATAGTTGTTTTTGTAGGCACTCAGTGTCTTGACACATAAAAGAGGGCCAATTATTGAAATGCTGTCTCTTGTTTGTGTATATAGTCAGATGTATTTTGttaaataatgcatatattggagCTTAGGTTTCACTTTATACAGTGCTCACTGCAAATGAGCCTTCTTTGCTCTACCCAAAACAGGTAAAACCACATGAGAAGGTTTCCCATTAACAAACTGGAAATAGAACCTATTGGAATTTATTTGAGTTATCTAAGGCAACTGACCTACTATACGCCAATGCAAAGGGATAGCCGTGGATTCAAACTATCAATAATTTTGAGTAATAATGCTTCTTTATCAGTAACGTGTGCCCTAGGAAAAAAATCAGGGAATAATTAAAAGCATTTTGAACATAACAGTTGTGAATGCAGTACATATTGCATAAATGAAAAAGGTAGAAGCAAATGAAAGGAAATTGAGATAGTTCGTTGTTATTCATCACTAAACGATTCTCCTTTGCTTTCTATCGAGTATTTCACAATACCAccttttatagttttaatttatttttcatggtTAATATGTAAATTGAGTGAGGATGAAGAATTTCTGATTGACATTGTTTGAACTAATTAGTACTCTAATTTCAGGAATTGACAGAAAATAAGGATAACGGTTCAGCCTTTGAGGAAAACAAATTCCTATCAAAAGATGGAAAGCCCAAAGAACTGTTTTTGTCCAGTGATGCAAATGCTGTGGTTGAGCATACCAAGAAAGTTCTAGTTATTGAGGATGGCGAAGTTGTGCATCTCAAGGTAGATATTGTTGAAGttgtgagattttagagaaaataataagggtttgaatattattgataatagctttatgtTAACTTGATTAAAAAAGACTcaatattaatctctatttacagagaaacatagactcaatcttaaatcaggaacaaatcataataatgagaaatattctaagatattttatgattataaattgatactttaatataatataatagatattataagatattttctaatactCTAACATGTACAACAACCTTCCTTTTTCAAAGTAGTGCTTGCATGTTAATGTGTTTTTATGTCTATTGGCACACTTCAAATCACTGAAATTTATAGTAACTTAACCTCACAAATATTTCTGTAAGAATGGTGGATTTTTGCAAAAATTGTTTTCATGATTTCTTAATTGCTTTACTTCATCTATCCCTTACGGCTTATACTTCTCCCTTTTTGGCATGATGACATGAGATGATATCTTCTATCCACGGTTACTCTATGTTGCATTTGGTTAATGGATCTACGTGCTGGTTATAATCACGTCAATTAGAAATAACGTATTTTGTCTTACTCGGAAATGGTTGTTTCAGGATGGTGGGGTTTCTATTTTGAAGTATGAGAATGACATGGGCGAACTTGGAGCTTCTCTCTCCAGAACTTCTTCAGTGCGACGTGCATTATCAGTTCTTGAAATGGAGGTTGAGCAAATAAACAAAGGACATTATGAGCATTATATGCAGAAGGAAATTCATGAGCAACCAGAGTCTCTAACAACCACTATGAGGGGGAGGCTTATACGTCGGGGATCTAGCAAATCCAAGTCTGTTCTGTTGGGTGGACTGAAGGATCACCTCAAAACCATCAGGCGAAGTAGAAGAATAGTTTTCATTGGTTGCGGCACAAGTTATAATGCTGCTTTGGCAGCTAGACCCATCTTGGAAGAACTTTCTGGTCAGTGCTGTATGACTTCAATTTTTTGTAAGTTTcgcatatttaaattttgttgttataaTGTTTTATTCTATACATTGCATTATAGGTGTTCCTGTTACTATGGAAATTGCTAGTGATTTATTGGATAGGGAGGGGCCAATTTACAGAGAAGATAC from Cicer arietinum cultivar CDC Frontier isolate Library 1 chromosome 3, Cicar.CDCFrontier_v2.0, whole genome shotgun sequence encodes:
- the LOC101512277 gene encoding glutamine--fructose-6-phosphate aminotransferase [isomerizing] 1 isoform X2, producing the protein MCGIFAYLNYNVKRERSYILQVLFNGLRRLEYRGYDSAGIAIDSPSRPQCSSDSDLTSSPPLVFRQEGNIESLVKSVYQEVGETELNLEECFSTHAGIAHTRWATHGEPAQRNSHPQTSGPANEFMVVHNGVITNYEVLKATLLRHGFIFESETDTEVIPKLAKFVYDKATEAAGGQVVTFSQVVLEVMRHLEGAYALIFKSVHYPNELIACKRGSPLLLGVKELTENKDNGSAFEENKFLSKDGKPKELFLSSDANAVVEHTKKVLVIEDGEVVHLKDGGVSILKYENDMGELGASLSRTSSVRRALSVLEMEVEQINKGHYEHYMQKEIHEQPESLTTTMRGRLIRRGSSKSKSVLLGGLKDHLKTIRRSRRIVFIGCGTSYNAALAARPILEELSGVPVTMEIASDLLDREGPIYREDTAVFVSQSGETADTLLALQYALDNGALCVGITNTVGSAIARNTHCGVHINAGAEIGVASTKAYTSQIVVMAMLALAIGGDTISNQARREAIVDGLYDLPNKVREVLELDQEMKDLANLLIAEQSLLVFGRGYNYATALEGALKVKEVALMHSEGILAGEMKHGPLALVDENLPIVVIATHDACFSKQQSVIQQLHARRGRLIVMCSKGDAASVCPGESCRAIEVPQVVDCLQPVINVVPLQLLAYHLTVLRGFNVDQPRNLAKSVTTQ
- the LOC101512277 gene encoding glutamine--fructose-6-phosphate aminotransferase [isomerizing] 1 isoform X1 produces the protein MCGIFAYLNYNVKRERSYILQVLFNGLRRLEYRGYDSAGIAIDSPSRPQCSSDSDLTSSPPLVFRQEGNIESLVKSVYQEVGETELNLEECFSTHAGIAHTRWATHGEPAQRNSHPQTSGPANEFMVVHNGVITNYEVLKATLLRHGFIFESETDTEVIPKLAKFVYDKATEAADAGGQVVTFSQVVLEVMRHLEGAYALIFKSVHYPNELIACKRGSPLLLGVKELTENKDNGSAFEENKFLSKDGKPKELFLSSDANAVVEHTKKVLVIEDGEVVHLKDGGVSILKYENDMGELGASLSRTSSVRRALSVLEMEVEQINKGHYEHYMQKEIHEQPESLTTTMRGRLIRRGSSKSKSVLLGGLKDHLKTIRRSRRIVFIGCGTSYNAALAARPILEELSGVPVTMEIASDLLDREGPIYREDTAVFVSQSGETADTLLALQYALDNGALCVGITNTVGSAIARNTHCGVHINAGAEIGVASTKAYTSQIVVMAMLALAIGGDTISNQARREAIVDGLYDLPNKVREVLELDQEMKDLANLLIAEQSLLVFGRGYNYATALEGALKVKEVALMHSEGILAGEMKHGPLALVDENLPIVVIATHDACFSKQQSVIQQLHARRGRLIVMCSKGDAASVCPGESCRAIEVPQVVDCLQPVINVVPLQLLAYHLTVLRGFNVDQPRNLAKSVTTQ